In one window of Sciurus carolinensis chromosome X, mSciCar1.2, whole genome shotgun sequence DNA:
- the LOC124971514 gene encoding fibronectin type III domain containing protein 3C1-like, translated as MEHRLAPTFTEIPLIAPLINGEPMYQMESNHIDPTVAIQYSTNYSQMMIHPKRYARWPSCPQYWIQQIILVQVNPGETLTIKSDDGTIQNIQGPADVPLMSPSGTLPPIYLPPGYMSQVVEDNGIRKIIIVPQTIEYRMPMPAPVQVSHFITPHSLIYPQAPQLMFPPLHGEFPLTYIQEPVPQQLPPLPPPLPPPPPLPPPPTFIYQEHHETYSHGRANYNQFDERAAKMGEYMKKKMRERQVGGYKNSYMVNNTSLIVNKTNDFSSISGTPGSYSVNCAPTTYTADNTSNIYTVDNAPSTYAVDNTLSTCTVDNVPCTYTVENTLSTYTVNNTLSTYTVDNAPSTYTVNDALNIYAADNTPSTNTVDNPPSIPNTDKTPNNSSADHVLSTSTSDSTLCPDTTDSVTGPSGTNYAPTTTTSDRTPSPSTIDSTPNSPISDDDPNTSVLENVPSISVIENASSTSAIDNAPSTSAIDNAPSTSAIDNAPITSTIDNALSSSNTTTTPSTARALVESNHGKKRNVMGGRDNKHKSGGKENKSQSSNATVKEYKTEHRKSCYFITEKPLVSDIQTRSAVISWNLYSSETCDHTKSPITFELAISNSGKNGKYKNVYIGDGVTFTLHDLQPSMAYFLRVTTIRGSEHRTVSEVSSFTTPGCEPDPPLAPRLINRSKSSLNLQWKGSNDNGSKINSFVLEWDEGKGEDFKCCYVGTMKQHKILKLNASTKYSFRLAAKNNFGLSDFSEIAVFHTSGTIPPTPSPPKLREAGVYSLSLEWGPPANSNPNDSLTYVLEMEDAGSGLGFKPKYNGEDLSCTIRNLQRSTTYKFRIFAYNMEGRSNPSGEVKYTTSPDKPGPPRKPHIRGKIHAHRVKIGWESPKDNGGTYISSYSLEVSENSNENLWNIIYNGTIKEFLYDNLKPGTTYKLRVFCNSPVGQSQPSDILTIQTPTLSPASCRHPPLNGKTKSKEMNLQSDNPSANGNSEVLVHVKKAKGNQDDTKEQPGSENGCTLGSHSMTCETAPFPGPPSHCGTPVLNCKGPTCVVVSWGIPESNGAEITDYRLEWGQNEESMHLIYTGPCLRYEVKGLIPATTYFCRVQAVNIVGVGMFGGTGIVTTPATVPAVVQMLHEVENKVPAKLASSCLAIKWEEPDCHGSPITGYNIEYGDRKILNVGRVTECLLKHLQPDTTYKIRIQAINHYGLSPFSQSIRTKTKPLPPEPPHLDCVVYGHQSLKLKWGNTSNKRLLSNLISYNLLMGDRSGRFSVIYHGPCQTHKVQRLGEYTQYKFKIQACNEAGEGPLSGIYTFTTNKTPPPTLKAPKLHHLNSNICEIKWESLEPIKGDPIVYNLQLISEKGTDLIYKGPNTSFSFSNFLTNSHYRFKVCAGRQYQSSAGMQELWGPYSPSTLFSTHKQQQGPGKGGGGKGGNNPSEEKDEKHRIEMSDDTFVLILVIGFALVAILCAVAIQHFLIN; from the exons ATGGAACATCGGCTTGCACCTACTTTTACTGAAATACCTCTGATAGCTCCACTTATCAATGGCGAGCCCATGTATCAG ATGGAGAGTAATCATATAGACCCCACTGTTGCAATACAGTATTCTACCAATTATTCACAAATGATGATTCATCCCAAGAGATATGCGAGATGGCCTTCTTGTCCTCAGTACTGGATACAACAA ATTATATTGGTGCAAGTTAACCCTGGAGAGACCCTTACCATCAAGTCTGATGATGGGACCATTCAGAATATTCAAG GGCCTGCTGATGTACCTCTGATGTCACCAAGTGGAACTTTACCACCGATATATCTTCCTCCTGGTTACATGTCTCAG GTGGTAGAAGATAATGGAATTCGCAAAATTATCATTGTGCCTCAGACAATTGAGTATCGCATGCCCATGCCTGCTCCTGTACAAGTATCGCACTTCATAACACCACACTCTCTTATATATCCACAAGCCCCTCAACTGATGTTTCCCCCACTTCATGGGGAATTTCCACTAACTTATATCCAAGAACCTGTGCCTCAGCAgctaccaccactaccaccaccactgccaccaccgccaccactgccaccaccaccaacatTTATTTACCAGGAGCATCACG AAACCTATTCTCATGGAAGAGCAAATTATAACCAATTTGATGAAAGGGCTGCTAAAATGggagaatatatgaagaaaaaaatgagagaacgCCAAGTTGGTGGATACAAGAATAGCTATATGGTTAACAACACCTCTTTGATTGTAAACAAAACTAATGATTTTTCTAGTATTTCTGGTACTCCAGGTAGTTACTCTGTGAACTGTGCTCCAACCACCTACACTGCTGACAATACATCCAACATTTATACTGTGGACAATGCTCCAAGCACCTACGCTGTTGACAATACTTTGAGCACCTGTACTGTGGACAATGTCCCGTGCACCTACACTGTTGAAAATACTTTGAGCACCTACACTGTGAACAATACTTTGAGCACTTACACTGTGGACAATGCTCCAAGTACCTATACTGTGAACGATGCTCTAAACATTTATGCTGCTGACAATACTCCCAGTACCAACACTGTTGACAATCCTCCAAGCATTCCCAATACTGACAAAACTCCCAATAATTCTTCAGCTGACCATGTCCTTAGCACTTCCACCTCAGACAGTACTCTTTGCCCTGACACCACTGATAGTGTTACAGGCCCTTCGGGCACTAATTATGCTCCCACAACGACCACTTCTGACAGAACTCCCAGTCCATCAACTATTGACAGTACACCAAACTCTCCTATTTCTGATGATGATCCCAACACTTCTGTCCTTGAAAATGTTCCCAGCATTTCTGTCATTGAAAATGCTTCCAGTACTTCTGCCATTGATAATGCTCCCAGCACATCTGCCATTGATAATGCTCCCAGCACATCTGCCATTGATAATGCTCCCATTACTTCTACCATTGATAATGCTCTCAGTTCTTCCAATACTACCACAACACCCAGCACTGCTAGGGCTCTGGTTGAGAGTAATCACGGAAAGAAACGGAATGTTATGGGAGGCAGAGACAACAAACATAAATCaggtggaaaagaaaacaagagccaATCATCAAATGCAACTGTAAAAG aatacaaaacagaacacagaaaatcATGCTATTTCATCACTGAGAAACCTCTT GTTTCTGATATTCAAACAAGATCTGCTGTTATTTCATGGAATCTATATAGTTCTGAGACATGTGATCATACTAAATCTCCTATAACATTTGAACTGGCAATATCTAATAgtggtaaaaatggaaaatacaaaaacgTTTATAT TGGTGATGGAGTTACATTTACCCTACATGATCTGCAACCATCCATGGCCTATTTTTTAAG AGTTACAACCATAAGAGGTTCAGAGCACAGGACTGTGTCTGAAGTGTCTAGCTTCACAACACCAGGCTGCGAACCGGACCCTCCACTTGCACCCAGACTGATTAACCGATCCAAGAGTAGCCTGAATTTACAGTGGAAG GGATCCAATGATAATGGCTCTAAAATAAACAGTTTTGTTTTGGAATGGGATGAG GGTAAAGGTGAAGACTTCAAATGTTGTTATGTGGGTACCATGAAACAACACAAGATCCTTAAACTGAATGCTTCTACAAAATATTCCTTCAGATTAGCTGCCAAAAATAACTTTGGCTTAAG TGATTTCAGCGAAATAGCAGTCTTCCATACATCCGGAACTATACCTCCAACACCTTCACCTCCTAAACTAAGAGAAGCAGGAGTCTATAGCTTGTCACTAGAATGGGGTCCCCCAGCTAACTCAAATCCAAATGACAGTCTTACTTATGTACTAGAAATGGAAGATGCTGGATct GGCTTAGGTTTTAAACCTAAATACAATGGAGAAGACCTCTCATGCACTATAAGAAATCTTCAGAGAAGTACTACATACAAGTTTAGG ATCTTTGCCTACAATATGGAAGGAAGAAGTAACCCCAGTGGAGAAGTAAAATATACTACCTCTCCAGATAAGCCTGGGCCTCCTAGAAAACCACACATAAGGGGAAAGATCCATGCACACAGAGTAAAAATTGGATGGG AATCACCCAAAGATAATGGTGGAACGTACATTTCAAGCTACAGTTTAGAAGTTAGTGAAAATTCAAATG AAAATCTCTGGAATATAATCTACAATGGCACCATAAAGGAATTTTTATATGACAATTTGAAACCTGGTACTACATATAAACTGAGAGTTTTTTGCAACTCGCCCGTAGGCCAAAGCCAG CCTTCAGATATATTGACCATTCAAACACCAACTCTTTCTCCTGCATCTTGCCGTCATCCACCCTTAAATGGTAAAACAAAGTCCAAAGAAATGAACCTCCAAAGTG ACAATCCTTCTGCTAATGGAAACTCTGAAGTACTTGTACATGTCAAAAAGGCAAAAGGTAACCAAGATGACACAAAAGAGCAACCTGGCTCTGAAAATGGATGCACA CTTGGATCTCATTCAATGACGTGTGAAACAGCACCTTTCCCAGGCCCTCCTTCTCATTGTGGTACACCTGTGCTAAACTGCAAGGGTCCAACCTGTGTTGTTGTTAGTTGGGGA ATTCCTGAAAGCAACGGTGCTGAAATCACTGATTATAGACTAGAGTGGGGACAAAATGAAGAATCAATGCACTTGATTTACACTGGCCCTTGTCTGCGTTATGAAGTTAAAGGTCTCATCCCTGCAACTACTTATTTTTGCAGAGTCCAG GCTGTAAATATAGTTGGAGTTGGAATGTTTGGAGGAACTGGCATAGTAACCACACCAGCAACTGTGCCAGCAGTAGTGCAAATGTTACATGAAGTTGAAAACAAAGTTCCTGCCAAATTGGCGTCATCCTGCCTTGCTATTAAATGGGAGGAACCAGATTGCCATGGCTCTCCTATCACTGGATATAACATTGAATATGGAGAtagaaaaattttgaatgttGGTAGAGTAACAGAGTGTCTTCTAAAACATCTACAGCCTgacaccacatataa AATCAGAATTCAAGCTATCAATCATTATGGACTAAGCCCTTTTAGCCAATCAATaagaaccaaaaccaaaccacTACCACCTGAGCCTCCACATCTTGATTGTGTAGTCTATGGACACCAGAGCCTCAAACTGAAATGGGGTAACACTTCGAACAAAAGACTACTTTCCAACCTTATAAGCTATAACTTGTTAATGGGAGATCGTTCTGGCAG ATTCTCTGTCATTTACCATGGACCTTGTCAAACTCACAAAGTGCAGAGATTGGGTGAATATACtcaatacaaatttaaaatccaGGCATGTAATGAGGCTGGTGAGGGACCACTTTCTGGCATCTATACTTTCACGACAAACAAAACCCCACCACCCACACTTAAAG caccTAAATTACATCACCTGAATAGCAATATATGTGAGATCAAATGGGAGTCTTTGGAGCCAATAAAAGGagatcccattgtttacaatctTCAGCTCATCAGTGAAAAAGGAACTGACTTG ATTTACAAAGGACCGAACACTTCATTCTCCTTTTCCAACTTTCTCACAAATTCACATTATCGCTTCAAGGTTTGTGCTGGACGCCAATATCAAAGTTCTGCAGGGATGCAAGAACTCTGGGGACCGTATAGTCCCAGCACTCTTTTCTCAACTCATAAGCAACAGCAGGGACCTGGTAAAGGtggtggaggaaagggaggaaacaACCCTagtgaagaaaaagatgaaaagcatAGAATAGAGATGAGCGATGATACATTTGTTCTAATCCTTGTGATAGGATTTGCACTTGTTGCCATTCTGTGTGCTGTTGCAATTCAACACTTCCTAATCAATTAG